Proteins from a single region of Pseudopedobacter saltans DSM 12145:
- the lepB gene encoding signal peptidase I — translation MSLKFWQKGDKNNKAKKKKSAGREWLDAIIFAVIAATIIRGLFIEAYTIPTGSMERSLLVGDFLFVSKINYGARTPITPISFPFAHHTMPITGTKAYWDGWQLPYYRLPGLQKVKRNDVVVFNYPMDADEPLNRPIDKRENYIKRCLAIGGDTLVINDGVVSVNGKVADMPEKSQTEYYVKTNGVDFNPIAMSDLDVDLIQRPSRDVYVFAMPHSEVDKIKAFSNVEAVKEIYSEKGEYRDEIFPHDPRHPWNQDNYGPIIIPAQGWTVKLDSNNFSIYERAIRIYENNKLEEKDGKYYINDKQADSYTFKQNYYWMMGDNRHNSADSRYWGFVPEDHIVGKALFIWMSWNDQGSFLSKIRWNRLFRGIH, via the coding sequence ATGAGTTTAAAATTTTGGCAAAAAGGCGATAAAAACAATAAAGCCAAAAAGAAAAAAAGTGCCGGAAGAGAATGGTTGGATGCAATCATTTTTGCCGTTATCGCCGCGACAATTATCCGAGGTTTATTTATAGAAGCTTATACAATCCCAACAGGATCAATGGAAAGATCATTGTTAGTTGGTGATTTCTTATTTGTGAGTAAGATTAATTACGGTGCCCGTACACCAATTACTCCAATTTCATTTCCTTTTGCACATCATACGATGCCAATTACCGGGACAAAAGCATATTGGGATGGCTGGCAATTACCTTATTACAGATTGCCAGGATTGCAAAAAGTGAAGAGGAATGATGTCGTGGTATTCAACTATCCCATGGATGCCGACGAACCTCTTAACAGACCTATAGATAAAAGGGAAAACTATATAAAAAGATGTCTAGCTATAGGTGGCGATACTTTGGTTATCAATGACGGAGTTGTATCTGTTAATGGAAAAGTAGCAGACATGCCAGAGAAAAGCCAGACAGAATATTATGTGAAAACGAACGGAGTAGATTTTAATCCAATTGCAATGTCAGATTTGGATGTTGATCTTATACAAAGACCAAGCAGAGATGTTTATGTTTTTGCAATGCCTCATTCAGAAGTAGACAAAATTAAAGCTTTTTCTAATGTAGAAGCAGTTAAGGAAATCTACAGTGAAAAGGGAGAGTATAGAGATGAAATTTTTCCACATGATCCCAGACATCCATGGAATCAGGATAACTACGGACCTATCATTATCCCTGCACAGGGTTGGACTGTAAAATTAGATTCTAATAATTTCTCTATTTATGAAAGAGCAATTAGAATCTACGAAAATAATAAGCTGGAAGAGAAAGATGGTAAATATTATATTAACGATAAACAGGCTGACTCTTATACCTTCAAACAAAATTATTATTGGATGATGGGAGACAATCGCCATAATTCAGCAGATTCTAGATATTGGGGTTTTGTGCCAGAAGATCATATCGTTGGTAAAGCTTTATTTATATGGATGAGCTGGAATGATCAGGGGTCTTTCCTTTCCAAAATCAGATGGAACCGATTATTTAGAGGAATACATTAA
- a CDS encoding Ldh family oxidoreductase has translation MNEYYIIKESALRDFTENVFRSMGCSDKHSTLAADVLLKADLRGIDSHGVARLTGYVRLWEKGRVNAKPDIKIVHETPSTATIDGDAGLGLVVAPFAMKIAIEKAKNAGSGWIAIKNSNHFGIAGYHALMAVEQDMIGFAVTNASPLVAPTFSTERMLGTNPICYAFPAGKYPPFITDMATSTAANGKLEIAQRKGTDVPTGWIQDKNGNTTTNPHGLKEGGSLLPLGSDREHGSHKGFGLSATVDILSAVLSGASYGPWAPPFVAFINPLPDQPGQGLGHFLGAMRVDGFRPVDEFKSHMDNWIDRFKQATPINPDQRVVIPGEPEYEAEIERRKNGIPLIDVVVNDLNEVAEKFGIEKLN, from the coding sequence ATGAATGAATATTATATCATAAAAGAGAGCGCCCTGCGAGACTTCACAGAAAATGTTTTCAGAAGTATGGGCTGCTCCGACAAACATTCAACTTTAGCTGCTGATGTTCTTTTAAAAGCCGATTTAAGAGGTATAGATTCTCATGGTGTTGCCAGATTAACGGGCTATGTGCGACTTTGGGAAAAAGGACGGGTAAATGCCAAGCCTGATATTAAAATAGTGCATGAGACACCATCTACTGCTACAATAGACGGAGATGCAGGTTTAGGTTTGGTAGTGGCTCCTTTCGCTATGAAAATTGCCATTGAAAAAGCAAAAAATGCTGGTTCGGGCTGGATAGCTATTAAAAACTCCAACCATTTTGGGATAGCAGGTTATCATGCTTTAATGGCTGTGGAACAAGATATGATTGGTTTTGCAGTAACCAATGCCAGTCCATTGGTAGCTCCAACCTTTTCGACCGAAAGAATGCTGGGGACAAACCCTATTTGTTATGCCTTCCCTGCAGGAAAATATCCTCCATTTATAACGGATATGGCTACTTCTACCGCAGCAAATGGTAAACTGGAAATTGCACAAAGGAAAGGTACGGATGTCCCTACCGGATGGATTCAGGATAAAAATGGAAATACTACAACCAATCCTCATGGATTGAAAGAAGGTGGCTCCTTACTTCCTTTAGGTTCGGACCGGGAACATGGCAGTCATAAAGGTTTTGGTTTAAGTGCAACGGTAGATATTTTATCTGCTGTTTTATCTGGTGCAAGCTACGGGCCGTGGGCTCCGCCTTTTGTTGCTTTTATTAATCCTCTGCCAGATCAGCCCGGACAAGGTTTAGGACACTTTTTAGGTGCTATGCGAGTAGATGGCTTTAGACCAGTAGATGAATTCAAATCACATATGGATAATTGGATAGACCGCTTTAAACAGGCTACTCCAATAAATCCCGATCAACGTGTTGTTATTCCCGGAGAACCGGAATATGAAGCGGAAATAGAAAGAAGAAAAAACGGAATTCCTTTGATAGACGTAGTCGTAAATGATTTGAATGAGGTTGCAGAGAAGTTTGGTATTGAGAAATTGAATTAA
- the bshC gene encoding bacillithiol biosynthesis cysteine-adding enzyme BshC — protein sequence MKAQYIDYKETGSFSPAVIRYLDKDTSLKPFYNQNATLEGFEKILSSKKITTNRKLLSEILTKQYEGLNISQQLAENITLLKNENCFTVTTGHQLNLFTGPLYFLFKIVSTINLCNDLKKRFPEKDFVPVYWMATEDHDFDEINHTFINSKKVAWPIETNGATGRISTEGIKKTIEEYISVLGISENAQELGELVETAYKEENLSKATRHLVNSLFGKYGLVILDADEPALKSLFSTIIAEDIISENSFKNINHTNEELIKAGVSPQVNAREINFFYMLDNLRERIVFENGKYNILHSDISFSETELKEEIASHPERFSPNVVMRPLYQEVILPNLAYIGGPAELVYWLQLKSNFNHYHIDFPILILRNCASIANPKIDDKLERLGFSYRDIFKNKEELKNKWVLRTTEHDLSIDNEWREIDCIFEKLKLRAHKIDPTLAPSTEAIKIRLHKAMRSLEKKLLKAEKKNHSEALQNIENIKDELFPGGTLQERKENFGMFYVKYGEDFIPSLLKNLHPLDFKYTILS from the coding sequence ATGAAAGCACAATATATTGATTATAAAGAAACCGGCTCCTTTTCTCCAGCAGTAATAAGGTATCTGGACAAAGACACATCCCTAAAACCATTTTATAATCAAAACGCTACACTCGAAGGCTTCGAAAAAATTCTATCTTCTAAAAAGATTACTACTAACAGAAAGCTTTTAAGCGAAATACTTACAAAACAATATGAAGGGTTAAATATTTCCCAGCAACTGGCAGAAAATATTACTCTTCTAAAAAACGAAAACTGTTTTACTGTTACTACTGGTCATCAGCTGAATTTATTTACGGGGCCACTATATTTTCTTTTCAAAATTGTTTCCACAATCAATCTGTGTAATGATCTAAAGAAAAGATTCCCCGAAAAAGATTTTGTCCCCGTTTACTGGATGGCTACCGAAGATCATGATTTTGATGAAATTAACCATACATTCATCAATTCTAAAAAGGTTGCCTGGCCAATAGAAACGAACGGTGCTACAGGCAGAATATCTACCGAAGGAATAAAAAAAACAATTGAAGAATACATCAGCGTTCTGGGTATATCGGAAAATGCGCAGGAATTAGGAGAACTTGTCGAAACTGCCTATAAAGAAGAAAACCTATCAAAAGCAACCAGACATCTTGTAAATTCCCTTTTTGGAAAGTATGGGCTGGTTATTTTAGATGCTGATGAACCTGCATTAAAATCATTATTTTCTACCATTATTGCAGAAGACATCATATCTGAAAATAGTTTCAAAAATATCAATCATACGAATGAAGAATTGATCAAAGCTGGAGTATCGCCACAGGTAAATGCCAGAGAAATCAACTTCTTTTATATGTTGGATAACTTAAGAGAACGTATTGTCTTCGAGAATGGAAAATACAATATATTACATTCTGACATTTCATTTTCTGAAACTGAGCTTAAAGAGGAAATTGCAAGTCATCCCGAAAGGTTTAGTCCTAACGTTGTAATGCGCCCGCTATATCAGGAAGTTATACTTCCTAATCTTGCATATATTGGCGGACCGGCGGAACTGGTTTACTGGCTGCAATTAAAGTCAAATTTTAATCATTATCATATCGACTTTCCTATTTTAATATTGAGGAATTGCGCCTCGATAGCTAATCCTAAAATTGACGACAAACTGGAGCGTTTAGGGTTTTCCTATCGTGATATTTTCAAAAATAAGGAAGAGTTAAAAAACAAATGGGTTTTGAGGACCACAGAACATGATTTAAGCATTGATAATGAGTGGCGGGAAATTGACTGTATCTTTGAAAAACTCAAGCTGAGGGCTCATAAAATAGATCCTACTCTTGCTCCAAGTACCGAAGCTATAAAAATTCGCCTGCATAAAGCAATGCGCAGTTTAGAAAAGAAACTCTTAAAAGCCGAAAAGAAAAATCACTCGGAAGCTTTACAAAATATAGAAAACATAAAAGACGAATTATTTCCAGGAGGAACTTTACAGGAACGTAAAGAGAATTTTGGAATGTTCTACGTAAAATACGGCGAGGACTTTATTCCTTCGCTTCTTAAAAACTTACATCCTTTAGATTTTAAGTACACAATTCTTTCCTAA
- the rimO gene encoding 30S ribosomal protein S12 methylthiotransferase RimO translates to MEVRKKNKVEPEVQPRVNVVTLGCSKNTYDSEILMGQLKGNHIDVVHEANNVRENDIVVINTCGFIDNAKQESIDTILQYSDLKDQGKVGKVIVTGCLSQRYTPELSAEIQNVDAWFGTNDLQNLLHAVGANYKYELLGERLLTTPSHFAYFKIAEGCNRPCSFCAIPLMRGKHVSFPIEELVKNAKNLAKNGTKELVLIAQDLTYYGLDLYNERKLADLLRNLSDVDGIEWIRLQYAYPSGFPMEILDVMNERDNICKYLDMPLQHISDNMLKSMRRGTTKQKTIDLVNQIRDKVPNIAMRTTLICGYPGETERDFEEMKEWVEETRFDRLGCFTYSHEEKTQAFDLEDNIPQEVKEQRVEEIMDIQQGISFDLNQEKVGNTYKVLIDKKEGDYFIGRTEFDSPEVDNEVLLNASTDYATVGSFVNIKIDRAEDFDLYGRIVK, encoded by the coding sequence ATGGAAGTTAGAAAAAAGAATAAGGTTGAGCCTGAAGTTCAGCCACGTGTGAATGTCGTAACGCTTGGATGTTCTAAAAACACCTATGATTCTGAAATATTGATGGGCCAGTTGAAAGGCAATCATATTGATGTGGTTCACGAAGCGAATAATGTTCGCGAAAATGATATAGTAGTTATTAATACTTGCGGCTTTATTGATAATGCGAAACAGGAGTCTATAGACACTATTTTGCAATACAGTGACCTGAAAGATCAGGGAAAGGTTGGAAAAGTTATTGTTACTGGATGTCTTTCTCAAAGATATACACCGGAACTTTCTGCCGAAATTCAGAATGTTGATGCATGGTTTGGTACAAACGATTTGCAAAATCTTTTACACGCTGTTGGTGCCAACTACAAATATGAACTTTTAGGTGAGCGTTTGTTGACTACACCGTCACACTTCGCTTACTTCAAAATTGCCGAGGGCTGTAATCGCCCTTGTTCTTTCTGTGCTATTCCTCTTATGAGAGGCAAACATGTTTCCTTCCCTATTGAAGAGTTGGTGAAAAACGCCAAAAATCTCGCTAAGAACGGAACCAAAGAATTGGTTCTGATTGCACAGGATTTGACTTATTACGGGCTGGATTTATATAACGAAAGAAAGTTAGCAGATCTTTTAAGAAACCTTTCAGATGTCGATGGCATTGAATGGATCAGACTTCAGTATGCTTATCCATCTGGTTTCCCGATGGAAATCCTGGATGTCATGAATGAAAGAGATAACATCTGTAAATATTTAGACATGCCTTTGCAACACATTTCGGACAATATGCTGAAATCTATGCGCAGAGGTACGACTAAACAAAAGACCATCGATCTGGTAAATCAGATTAGGGATAAGGTGCCAAATATTGCCATGCGTACCACTTTAATTTGTGGATATCCTGGGGAAACCGAAAGGGATTTCGAAGAAATGAAAGAATGGGTGGAAGAAACCCGTTTCGACAGATTAGGATGTTTTACTTATTCTCACGAGGAAAAAACACAGGCATTCGATTTAGAAGATAATATTCCTCAAGAAGTAAAAGAACAACGTGTAGAGGAGATTATGGATATCCAACAGGGTATTTCTTTCGACCTGAATCAGGAAAAAGTAGGAAATACTTATAAAGTACTTATCGACAAAAAAGAAGGCGATTACTTTATTGGACGAACTGAATTTGACTCTCCGGAGGTTGATAACGAGGTCCTTTTAAACGCCAGTACAGATTATGCCACTGTAGGCTCTTTTGTAAATATAAAAATAGACCGAGCAGAAGATTTCGATCTTTATGGAAGAATTGTAAAATAA
- the ftsY gene encoding signal recognition particle-docking protein FtsY, whose translation MGLFDFFKKKDKTVEEHEALEKGLEKTKDSFFSKISKAVIGKSTVDDEVLDDLEEILVTSDVGVTTTLKIIERIENRVAKNKYLNTSELNQILREEIQALLEENNSADFEQFNYSGKKPYVIMVVGVNGVGKTTTIGKLAYQLREAGNKVVLGAADTFRAAAVDQIKLWGERVDVRVVSQGMNADPASVAFDTLQSAVANDEDIAIIDTAGRLHNKVGLMNELTKIKNVMQKVVPGAPHEILLVLDASTGQNAIEQCKQFTQATDVNALALTKLDGTAKGGVVIGISDQFKIPVKYIGVGEKMTDLQLFNKKDFVDSLFKQ comes from the coding sequence ATGGGATTATTTGATTTCTTTAAAAAGAAAGATAAAACGGTTGAAGAACATGAGGCTCTTGAAAAAGGTCTCGAAAAAACCAAGGACAGCTTTTTCTCTAAAATAAGTAAAGCTGTTATAGGAAAGTCTACCGTTGACGATGAGGTTCTTGATGATCTGGAGGAAATTCTTGTCACTTCTGATGTTGGTGTAACCACTACTCTGAAGATTATTGAAAGAATAGAAAACAGGGTTGCAAAGAATAAATACCTGAACACGTCAGAACTGAATCAAATCTTAAGAGAAGAAATTCAAGCCCTTTTAGAAGAAAATAATTCCGCAGACTTCGAGCAGTTTAACTATAGTGGCAAAAAGCCTTATGTTATAATGGTTGTAGGGGTAAATGGAGTTGGAAAGACAACTACAATAGGCAAATTGGCTTATCAACTAAGAGAGGCTGGAAACAAAGTTGTATTGGGTGCTGCAGATACCTTCAGGGCTGCCGCAGTAGATCAGATTAAACTTTGGGGCGAACGGGTTGATGTTAGAGTTGTTTCTCAGGGGATGAATGCAGACCCTGCCTCTGTAGCTTTTGACACGCTACAATCTGCTGTTGCCAATGACGAAGATATAGCCATTATTGACACCGCTGGAAGATTACATAATAAAGTTGGTTTGATGAATGAATTAACCAAAATCAAAAACGTAATGCAAAAAGTAGTTCCCGGTGCTCCTCATGAGATTTTGTTGGTTTTAGATGCTTCTACTGGTCAAAATGCTATTGAGCAATGCAAACAATTTACACAAGCTACGGATGTGAATGCTTTGGCTTTAACTAAATTGGATGGAACTGCCAAAGGAGGTGTGGTAATTGGTATTTCTGACCAATTTAAAATTCCTGTTAAATATATTGGTGTTGGGGAAAAGATGACAGACTTACAGCTGTTTAACAAAAAAGATTTTGTTGACAGTCTGTTCAAACAATAA
- a CDS encoding DUF4295 domain-containing protein codes for MAKKVVATLKKGTGKEFSKVITTVRSAKTGAYSFKETIAHNDNVKDTIASAQKGAL; via the coding sequence ATGGCAAAGAAAGTTGTTGCTACCTTAAAAAAAGGAACTGGGAAAGAGTTTTCAAAAGTAATTACTACAGTTAGATCAGCTAAAACTGGAGCTTACTCTTTCAAAGAAACAATTGCTCATAACGATAACGTAAAAGACACTATTGCATCTGCACAAAAAGGTGCTTTGTAA
- the rpmG gene encoding 50S ribosomal protein L33, with product MAKKGKGNRVQVILECTEHKESGMPGTSRYITTKNRKNTPERLEMKKFNPVLRKVTLHKEIK from the coding sequence ATGGCTAAGAAAGGTAAAGGAAACAGAGTTCAGGTAATCTTAGAATGTACTGAACATAAAGAAAGCGGTATGCCTGGAACATCCAGATATATCACTACTAAAAACCGTAAAAATACTCCTGAGAGATTAGAGATGAAGAAATTCAATCCTGTCTTAAGAAAAGTAACTTTACACAAAGAAATTAAATAA
- the rpmB gene encoding 50S ribosomal protein L28, producing MSRICDLTGKAAMKGHHVSHSNVKTIRKFYPNLQLKKFYIPEEDRWITLKVSTSAIKTINKIGITEAINRFIKKGSI from the coding sequence ATGTCAAGAATTTGTGATTTAACAGGAAAAGCAGCAATGAAAGGTCATCACGTTTCTCACTCGAACGTGAAAACAATCCGTAAGTTTTATCCTAACCTTCAATTAAAGAAATTTTATATCCCTGAAGAGGATCGTTGGATTACTTTAAAAGTTTCTACTTCAGCGATTAAAACAATCAATAAAATCGGTATCACCGAGGCTATTAACAGATTCATTAAAAAAGGATCTATTTAA